From a single Shewanella denitrificans OS217 genomic region:
- the rmf gene encoding ribosome modulation factor: MKRQKRDRLDRAFSKGFQAGVGGRSKELCPYANLDSKSQWLGGWREGVDGRMTGLFNR, encoded by the coding sequence ATGAAAAGACAAAAACGAGATCGTTTAGATAGGGCTTTTTCGAAAGGATTCCAGGCTGGTGTAGGAGGACGCTCAAAGGAATTATGTCCCTACGCAAATTTGGACTCTAAGTCGCAATGGTTAGGCGGCTGGCGAGAAGGGGTTGATGGACGAATGACAGGTTTATTTAATCGATGA
- a CDS encoding IS982-like element ISSde7 family transposase produces the protein MDNLVDVFCDVDDFCAVFMPQWKKQCVTDGTRKRQRSSRMDMSEIMTIIILFHTSHHRDFKNYYTGYLARFFKSDFPHLLSYTRFLELMPTAVVPLCSYFSSIRSLPTGIEFVDSTSVKVCHNLRIPRHKTLSGLARRGKGTMGWFYGFKLHLIVNHKGGIVAAKITPANTHDTKPVSGMVVNAMDKLYADKGYISKALASELLEQGVTLVNNVRKNMKKKVLSLWDRAMLSRRFIIETINDQLKNISQIEHSRHRSVHGFMLNMIGGLIAYQLKESKPQLNITDVDFNAISVMA, from the coding sequence ATGGATAATTTAGTGGATGTATTTTGTGATGTCGATGATTTTTGTGCTGTATTCATGCCGCAATGGAAAAAACAATGCGTAACAGATGGCACGCGTAAGCGCCAACGTTCAAGCAGAATGGACATGAGTGAAATAATGACGATTATCATACTCTTCCATACATCTCATCATCGTGACTTCAAAAATTACTACACTGGATATCTTGCTCGTTTTTTCAAATCTGATTTCCCCCACTTACTCAGCTATACCCGTTTTCTTGAGCTTATGCCGACAGCTGTCGTGCCACTATGCAGCTATTTCTCCAGCATCAGAAGTCTACCTACGGGGATTGAATTCGTCGATTCGACCAGTGTAAAGGTTTGCCACAATTTGCGAATTCCACGACATAAAACGTTATCTGGCCTTGCTCGCCGCGGAAAAGGGACCATGGGGTGGTTCTACGGGTTCAAGCTTCACCTCATCGTTAACCATAAGGGGGGGATTGTTGCCGCCAAAATTACTCCAGCCAATACCCATGACACTAAGCCTGTTTCAGGCATGGTGGTGAATGCTATGGACAAGCTGTATGCGGATAAAGGCTATATCAGTAAAGCGTTGGCAAGCGAGCTACTTGAGCAAGGCGTAACACTAGTAAACAATGTTCGCAAGAACATGAAAAAGAAGGTTTTATCACTGTGGGATAGGGCAATGCTTTCACGAAGATTTATTATAGAAACGATCAATGATCAGCTTAAGAATATCTCACAAATCGAGCATTCGAGGCATAGAAGTGTGCATGGTTTTATGCTGAATATGATTGGCGGTTTAATTGCCTATCAACTCAAAGAGAGTAAGCCACAACTTAATATCACAGATGTCGATTTCAATGCGATTTCTGTTATGGCTTAA
- the lepB gene encoding signal peptidase I, which produces MAAYFSIILVIITSITGIIWLIDAQIFAPKRRAALTLLQAKNVPLTHDAINKLTREPILVEMAHGVFPVFAFVLVLRSFLYEPFQIPSGSMMPTLLVDDFILVEKFSYGLKDPVWRTQLVETGKPQRGDAIVFKYPEDPKMDYIKRVIGLPGDKVIYNNKELVITPACNNKENCPEAMVIDRVQVNRGEFSKSGVPLIRLREQLGDIQHHVLINPARPEASSHYFRQPGLNTGEFLVPQGMYFAMGDNRDDSTDSRFWGFVPEENLVGKAVAIWVSFEYQHGADSWIPAWIPSGVRFERIGAIS; this is translated from the coding sequence ATGGCTGCCTATTTTTCTATTATTTTAGTTATCATCACCTCTATCACAGGCATCATTTGGTTAATCGATGCCCAAATTTTTGCGCCTAAACGCCGCGCGGCATTGACGTTATTGCAAGCTAAGAATGTGCCCTTAACCCATGATGCCATCAATAAACTGACTCGTGAGCCAATCTTGGTTGAAATGGCTCACGGGGTGTTCCCCGTTTTTGCTTTTGTACTGGTGTTACGCTCGTTTCTTTATGAGCCATTCCAAATTCCATCTGGCTCTATGATGCCGACCTTACTGGTGGATGATTTTATTTTGGTGGAAAAATTCAGCTACGGATTAAAAGATCCTGTATGGCGTACTCAGTTAGTTGAAACCGGCAAACCTCAGCGTGGCGACGCCATCGTCTTTAAGTATCCTGAAGATCCTAAAATGGACTACATAAAGCGGGTCATAGGACTTCCTGGTGATAAGGTTATCTACAACAATAAAGAGTTAGTGATAACGCCTGCTTGTAATAATAAAGAAAACTGCCCTGAAGCCATGGTCATAGATAGGGTGCAAGTTAATCGCGGCGAATTTAGCAAATCAGGAGTGCCGTTAATTCGCTTAAGGGAGCAGCTCGGTGATATTCAACACCATGTGTTAATCAACCCAGCTAGGCCTGAAGCCAGTTCGCACTACTTTAGGCAACCTGGTCTTAACACCGGCGAGTTTTTAGTCCCTCAAGGCATGTATTTCGCCATGGGCGACAACAGAGATGACAGCACAGACAGCCGTTTTTGGGGATTTGTCCCTGAAGAAAATCTAGTGGGTAAAGCCGTGGCTATTTGGGTGAGCTTTGAATACCAACATGGCGCTGATAGCTGGATCCCCGCCTGGATCCCCAGTGGAGTACGTTTTGAGCGAATTGGCGCGATTAGCTAA
- the trpA gene encoding tryptophan synthase subunit alpha, with product MTNTITNAMTHEMSNRYQQAFAALNAKNQGALVPFVTLGDPSFELSQKIINTLIESGADALELGFPFSDPLADGPVIQGANLRALEAGMKTKDCFELIRQTRAAHPDLPIGLLLYANLVFGNGIDNFYAKASEAGVDSVLIADVPVEEAAPFIESAKKHGIAPIFIAPPNADDDTLRAVSSKGEGYTYLLSRAGVTGTESKAGEPIEAILAKLSEFHAPPPLLGFGIAEPAQVAAAIKAGAAGAISGSAVVKIIEAHKDDEAKLLSTLSDFIKAMKAATYK from the coding sequence ATGACTAACACAATAACTAACGCAATGACTCACGAAATGAGCAACAGATATCAGCAAGCTTTTGCAGCCCTGAATGCCAAAAATCAAGGCGCGCTAGTGCCGTTTGTGACCTTGGGCGACCCAAGCTTTGAATTGTCACAAAAAATCATTAATACCTTGATAGAAAGTGGCGCCGATGCCCTAGAGCTCGGCTTTCCCTTCTCAGATCCTCTCGCAGATGGCCCCGTGATCCAAGGTGCCAACTTAAGGGCGTTAGAGGCCGGCATGAAGACCAAAGATTGCTTTGAGCTTATCCGCCAAACTCGCGCCGCCCACCCAGATTTACCCATAGGGTTGCTCTTATACGCTAACTTAGTGTTTGGTAACGGCATAGATAATTTCTACGCCAAGGCAAGCGAAGCTGGGGTCGATTCAGTGCTTATCGCCGATGTGCCCGTGGAAGAGGCTGCGCCCTTTATTGAGTCTGCCAAAAAGCATGGCATAGCCCCGATTTTTATCGCCCCGCCAAACGCCGATGACGACACCTTACGCGCTGTCAGTAGTAAAGGCGAAGGCTACACCTATTTACTGTCCCGCGCAGGCGTCACAGGCACAGAATCAAAAGCGGGCGAGCCCATAGAAGCCATCTTGGCAAAGCTGAGCGAATTTCACGCCCCCCCGCCCCTGCTTGGGTTTGGTATCGCCGAACCTGCCCAAGTGGCCGCCGCTATCAAAGCCGGCGCCGCAGGTGCTATCTCAGGCTCCGCCGTGGTTAAAATTATCGAAGCCCATAAGGATGATGAAGCCAAGCTGCTATCTACTTTAAGCGACTTCATCAAAGCCATGAAAGCCGCAACTTATAAGTAG
- a CDS encoding AAA family ATPase → MNSTLLSTTSETTQLILPTALAAAKLAPQYSLPSTLNTSVALSAILLGQERAVNAFKLMTKVANQHLFVADFIGVDRSLLIDALMTQKPEPITQYLVASKATDYPTEVQFRWQSALPHEQVGIMASQDTSACYLSGPIRRVDLLGKMLKTDKNSQYKVGALGKHHYVFICAESLWKREGLWELLMQILREKQYRIAHDIAPVPLNCKIVLIGSGHFYSQLRGEDRQFMEHFPLLAELSNELDLTKYTESQYCQYLMALAQNQAVTLEASSLLPLFWYSARLTEHQQRLSLSMLQLSQLMAQAKAYRPSTTSELTKGLTAQCVARALTQLKFRHDSSEFFSAQSFDDNFIHLPTTGAMVGQINALTVIDSGDYSYGEPARITTTVHYGDGEVADIERKSELGGNIHTKGMMILSACLYRIFGRDAPLHLNASIVFEQSYQEIDGDSASLAEYCCLMSAIAEQPIIQSLAVTGALDQFGNVQAIGGVNEKIEGFFALCQRRGLTGEQGVIIPKTNILQLNLAPEVINAVQKGQFHIYGISHMDEAVELLMQVYAGVADEDNDFPAESLYGLVQQRLDKMAGHDEISIGFWTKLMLKLRLSQ, encoded by the coding sequence ATGAATTCAACCTTACTCTCAACGACTTCAGAAACGACTCAGCTTATTCTCCCAACCGCACTTGCTGCGGCTAAGTTGGCGCCACAATATTCCTTGCCCAGCACCCTTAATACAAGTGTGGCACTTAGTGCAATTTTATTAGGCCAAGAGCGAGCCGTGAATGCCTTCAAGTTAATGACTAAGGTTGCAAACCAACATTTATTTGTGGCCGATTTCATTGGCGTTGACCGCAGCTTATTGATAGATGCCTTGATGACACAAAAGCCTGAGCCTATCACTCAGTATCTTGTGGCCTCTAAAGCGACTGATTACCCCACTGAAGTGCAATTTCGTTGGCAAAGCGCCCTTCCCCATGAACAAGTGGGCATAATGGCAAGCCAAGACACCTCGGCCTGCTATTTATCTGGGCCTATTCGCCGTGTCGATCTGTTAGGTAAAATGCTTAAGACGGATAAAAATAGCCAATATAAGGTGGGTGCCTTAGGCAAACATCATTATGTATTTATCTGCGCTGAATCATTGTGGAAACGTGAGGGCCTCTGGGAACTGCTTATGCAAATCCTTAGAGAAAAGCAGTATCGTATTGCTCATGACATCGCCCCCGTTCCGCTGAATTGTAAAATAGTATTGATAGGTTCAGGGCATTTCTATAGCCAACTCAGAGGCGAAGACAGGCAATTTATGGAGCACTTTCCTTTGCTTGCTGAGCTCAGTAATGAGCTGGATCTCACTAAATACACCGAAAGCCAATATTGCCAATATTTGATGGCCCTTGCCCAAAATCAAGCAGTCACCTTAGAGGCATCGAGTTTATTACCCCTGTTTTGGTATAGTGCCCGCCTGACAGAGCATCAACAGCGTCTGAGCCTGTCCATGCTGCAACTGTCTCAACTTATGGCTCAGGCCAAGGCCTATCGACCCAGTACGACTTCTGAGCTCACCAAAGGGCTCACAGCTCAATGTGTGGCTAGGGCATTAACTCAGCTTAAGTTTCGCCATGACAGCTCCGAGTTTTTCTCGGCGCAAAGTTTCGATGATAATTTTATCCATCTCCCCACCACAGGTGCGATGGTGGGTCAGATTAACGCTCTCACTGTTATTGATAGTGGTGATTACAGTTATGGAGAGCCTGCTAGGATCACCACCACAGTGCATTATGGTGACGGTGAAGTCGCTGACATAGAAAGAAAGTCAGAGCTTGGCGGCAACATTCACACTAAAGGTATGATGATCCTTTCTGCGTGCCTATACCGAATTTTTGGTCGCGACGCCCCGCTTCATCTTAATGCCAGCATAGTGTTCGAGCAGTCTTATCAAGAAATTGATGGCGATAGCGCTTCGCTCGCCGAATATTGCTGCTTAATGTCGGCCATCGCCGAGCAACCTATTATTCAATCTTTAGCCGTAACAGGCGCCTTAGATCAATTTGGCAATGTACAAGCCATTGGCGGTGTCAATGAAAAAATCGAAGGCTTCTTTGCGTTATGCCAACGTCGAGGCTTAACGGGCGAGCAAGGGGTCATCATCCCCAAGACCAATATATTACAACTCAATCTCGCCCCCGAAGTGATTAATGCGGTGCAAAAGGGGCAATTCCACATTTATGGCATCAGCCATATGGATGAAGCCGTTGAATTGTTAATGCAGGTCTATGCAGGTGTTGCCGATGAAGATAATGACTTCCCTGCCGAATCTCTCTATGGCTTGGTTCAGCAAAGGCTAGATAAAATGGCCGGACACGATGAGATCTCAATCGGGTTTTGGACTAAATTAATGTTGAAACTCAGACTTTCACAGTGA
- a CDS encoding DUF3466 family protein, translated as MTLKFDKALSIVALSVLGALSGAQAAPVYEIVNIENFDLKGTLTDTRNGYAMAVNANNELVGIAKGTKKLTVEDIQGGIVDVEDGIAPEAKIEYSIFKPVVANNFTFTAEENDAVSPWNLHFLSINGSVEPSQQDATSINSVDSFFYDINDAGVKVGSYSGVEKKQTYVGDLTNQDFWYYRDFELRAVAVNNDAQVPLLPPYTTYVRPANAADNVVETSVELGGISVAAAINPNNLIVGYASTALASFSADRINACIDAALATGAVNPTPINICVQSNQYPVNNTRNVQYQTRAYVWQLDDANNVTGTELPLGLTPPEGSTLVYTAQGLGVNTAGTVAGRSHVFRNGNQDSLYADAAYWTKDSNGTYQYSWVKMANEVFNSIAYDINDNGLLVGSYSQYIQGYPRNKFFYFDTKNPDAGIVTPDDLKVGLSDLSSKPKDINNKGQVVGHIETTFDKDKPRPKAGFLFDIATKEFSNLNSLLTCDSQGYTKDANDTWVRNKVNITDGSGGALSYETDIQVVEANSINEDGTIVGTAFVRKPQYQIDSTGNVILGTNGQPLFALDGNGNPVTAYLPRMVVLKPTTSGVVCDLTKTEIENNYERKGAASFAWLFALPLLWLRRRSQK; from the coding sequence ATGACGTTAAAGTTTGATAAAGCCCTTTCTATCGTGGCATTAAGCGTTTTAGGCGCATTAAGTGGTGCACAAGCTGCACCTGTATATGAAATTGTTAATATTGAGAATTTTGATCTCAAAGGTACCCTAACTGATACCCGTAACGGTTATGCCATGGCGGTGAATGCCAATAACGAATTAGTCGGTATTGCCAAGGGCACCAAGAAGCTGACGGTTGAAGATATTCAAGGTGGTATTGTCGATGTGGAAGACGGCATAGCGCCGGAAGCAAAAATTGAATACTCAATTTTCAAGCCTGTCGTTGCCAATAATTTCACCTTTACAGCAGAAGAAAATGATGCCGTTTCACCTTGGAACCTGCATTTTTTAAGCATCAATGGTTCAGTTGAGCCAAGTCAGCAAGATGCTACTTCGATTAATTCAGTCGATAGTTTTTTTTACGACATCAATGATGCCGGCGTTAAAGTGGGTTCTTATAGTGGAGTAGAGAAAAAACAAACTTATGTTGGTGATCTGACTAACCAAGATTTTTGGTATTATCGTGACTTTGAATTACGCGCAGTGGCAGTGAATAATGACGCACAAGTGCCATTATTACCTCCTTATACGACGTATGTTCGTCCGGCTAACGCAGCTGACAATGTCGTTGAGACAAGTGTTGAGTTAGGCGGGATTTCTGTCGCTGCTGCAATCAATCCAAACAATCTTATTGTGGGTTATGCCAGTACAGCACTTGCCAGTTTCAGTGCAGATAGAATTAATGCCTGTATTGACGCCGCGCTAGCCACTGGAGCTGTTAATCCTACACCTATCAATATTTGTGTGCAGTCAAATCAATACCCAGTGAATAATACTCGTAATGTGCAGTATCAAACTCGTGCCTATGTATGGCAGTTGGACGATGCTAATAATGTCACTGGTACTGAATTGCCTTTAGGGTTAACGCCACCAGAAGGCTCGACCTTAGTGTACACAGCACAAGGTCTTGGAGTGAATACGGCTGGAACAGTTGCTGGGCGTTCACATGTGTTCCGTAATGGCAATCAAGATTCACTCTATGCAGATGCGGCCTACTGGACTAAAGACAGCAATGGCACATACCAATATTCTTGGGTCAAAATGGCCAATGAGGTCTTTAACTCTATCGCCTATGATATCAATGACAATGGCTTGCTTGTGGGCAGCTATAGCCAATATATTCAAGGCTATCCCCGTAATAAATTCTTCTATTTTGACACTAAAAATCCAGATGCGGGTATCGTTACTCCTGATGATTTAAAAGTGGGTTTGTCGGATTTAAGCAGTAAGCCCAAAGATATTAACAATAAAGGTCAAGTTGTTGGTCATATTGAAACTACCTTCGATAAAGATAAACCAAGACCTAAAGCTGGCTTTTTGTTTGACATTGCAACAAAAGAGTTTTCTAACCTTAATAGTTTACTGACTTGTGATTCTCAAGGGTACACAAAAGATGCTAATGATACTTGGGTACGTAATAAGGTCAACATCACAGATGGTTCTGGTGGTGCGCTAAGTTATGAAACTGATATTCAAGTGGTAGAAGCTAATAGTATTAATGAAGACGGCACCATAGTCGGTACTGCTTTTGTGCGTAAACCACAATACCAAATAGACAGTACGGGTAACGTAATATTAGGTACTAACGGTCAACCATTGTTTGCTTTGGATGGTAATGGCAATCCAGTGACAGCATATTTACCACGTATGGTGGTGCTAAAGCCAACGACCAGTGGTGTCGTTTGTGATCTAACTAAAACTGAGATCGAAAACAATTATGAGCGTAAGGGCGCGGCCAGTTTCGCTTGGTTATTCGCATTACCTTTACTTTGGTTACGTCGTCGTAGCCAGAAATAG
- a CDS encoding SEL1-like repeat protein: protein MKKFICFILMCIASFNCYSSVEHAELAMNNGDYVTAFEIIESLAGEKNHEPINYLANFYDEGLVVDMDQQKAVMLYKQAAELGNIKAQFNLGLSYYGGQGIDINYELAFEWLLKTAKQGFEPAYDVVGSMYSKGQGVEKNINETVKWYRLAAEGGSGAVSYVLASMYYYGTDIPKDLAQAVKYFSNAANLNYADAQYTMALLYARGEGVDVDTQKSMELLLAAAEQELVDAQFFLGEIFRTGEWGDKDPKASCRWHQLAADQGNFNAQFRVGLCFYTGKGKPLNYEEAVKYFQLAAEQGQNNAQYLLGLMYTTGMAGLSIDYVEARKWLILSAEQGNVKAKEKLENMR from the coding sequence ATGAAAAAATTTATCTGTTTTATTTTGATGTGTATTGCATCATTTAACTGTTATTCCAGTGTTGAACATGCAGAGTTAGCAATGAATAATGGTGATTATGTGACTGCATTTGAAATCATTGAGTCTTTAGCTGGTGAAAAAAATCATGAACCCATTAATTATTTAGCTAATTTCTATGATGAAGGTCTGGTTGTTGATATGGACCAGCAAAAAGCCGTTATGTTATATAAACAGGCTGCAGAGCTTGGCAATATAAAGGCGCAGTTTAACTTGGGACTTTCTTATTATGGAGGTCAAGGAATTGACATTAATTATGAGTTAGCGTTCGAATGGCTGCTTAAGACGGCAAAGCAAGGATTTGAACCTGCTTATGATGTTGTTGGGTCAATGTATTCAAAAGGACAGGGTGTTGAAAAAAATATAAACGAAACTGTTAAATGGTATCGACTTGCGGCGGAAGGTGGTTCAGGTGCTGTGAGTTACGTCCTCGCATCAATGTACTATTACGGTACTGATATACCTAAAGACTTGGCGCAAGCAGTAAAGTATTTTTCTAATGCCGCGAACTTAAATTATGCTGATGCCCAGTACACCATGGCTTTGTTGTATGCCAGAGGTGAAGGTGTTGATGTAGATACTCAAAAGTCCATGGAATTATTGTTAGCCGCTGCCGAACAAGAACTTGTTGATGCACAATTTTTCCTAGGTGAGATATTTCGTACTGGAGAGTGGGGGGACAAGGACCCTAAAGCTTCATGTCGTTGGCATCAATTGGCTGCAGATCAAGGTAATTTCAATGCACAATTTAGAGTTGGACTTTGCTTCTATACTGGAAAGGGTAAGCCGCTAAATTATGAGGAAGCTGTTAAGTACTTTCAGCTTGCGGCTGAGCAAGGGCAAAATAATGCGCAGTATCTCTTAGGTTTAATGTATACAACAGGTATGGCTGGCTTATCGATAGATTATGTTGAAGCTAGGAAATGGCTTATTTTATCCGCAGAGCAGGGAAATGTTAAAGCTAAAGAAAAATTAGAAAATATGCGATAA
- a CDS encoding SLC13 family permease: protein MSNIQAKTTPIIMLLMGPLLMAITLIFPVPFEGMNELAWYTLGLTLWMATWWVSEAVPVEVTAFLPLVVVPLVGIASIEAVTAPYANPLIFLFLGGFLISIAMERWNLHKRIALTAMTLVSSKQSHQIGGMMAVTAFLSMWMSNTATTVMMLPIGLSVIEMVKSHSGQANQAFSKAMLLSIAFSASIGGLATLIGTPPNALMAAYLSETYQIKIGFAQWMIIGVPLSLVMLVLCWLILTKFSFNLTNDSEVDTRSMFKQKLTELGGMSKGEKYVLACFALAAMGWIFRPLITKATGLAISDTGIAMFVGLLLFIVPIDRNSDTRILVWSDTKKLPWGVLMLFGGGLSLAALINQSGLAAYIGNLLAGADNFSILVAVLLVTITIIFLTEVTSNTATAASFLPLLGPIAVTLTDDPLTLVIPAALAASCAFMMPVATPPNAIIFGSGQLRIVDMAKAGFWLNIAAVVLIVAMMMTFIPSVLASE from the coding sequence ATGAGTAATATTCAGGCAAAAACGACACCGATCATAATGTTATTGATGGGGCCATTGTTAATGGCGATCACCTTAATTTTCCCTGTGCCATTTGAAGGAATGAATGAACTGGCGTGGTACACCTTAGGTTTGACGTTATGGATGGCAACTTGGTGGGTGTCAGAGGCTGTACCTGTTGAAGTCACCGCCTTTTTGCCTTTAGTTGTAGTGCCTTTGGTTGGGATTGCTTCGATTGAGGCTGTGACTGCACCCTATGCTAATCCATTAATTTTCCTATTTTTAGGTGGCTTCTTAATTTCCATCGCGATGGAGCGTTGGAATTTACACAAGCGTATCGCATTGACGGCAATGACATTAGTGAGTTCGAAACAGAGTCATCAAATTGGCGGTATGATGGCAGTGACTGCTTTTTTATCAATGTGGATGTCCAATACTGCCACTACCGTGATGATGTTACCCATAGGGTTATCTGTGATTGAAATGGTCAAAAGCCATAGTGGGCAAGCAAATCAAGCATTTTCTAAAGCCATGTTATTGTCGATTGCTTTTTCTGCATCCATTGGTGGCTTAGCGACATTAATTGGAACGCCGCCAAACGCCTTGATGGCAGCTTATTTATCTGAGACCTATCAGATAAAAATTGGTTTTGCGCAGTGGATGATAATCGGTGTGCCATTATCCCTGGTGATGCTGGTACTTTGTTGGTTGATTTTGACTAAATTCTCTTTCAATTTAACCAATGACAGTGAAGTAGATACTCGCTCGATGTTTAAGCAAAAGCTTACGGAACTTGGGGGGATGAGTAAAGGAGAAAAGTATGTGTTAGCCTGTTTCGCACTCGCAGCAATGGGGTGGATATTTAGGCCCTTGATAACCAAAGCGACAGGTTTAGCCATTAGTGATACAGGTATTGCCATGTTTGTGGGCTTATTGCTGTTTATTGTGCCCATTGATCGTAACAGTGACACACGTATTTTAGTGTGGAGTGATACTAAAAAACTTCCTTGGGGCGTATTAATGCTTTTCGGTGGTGGATTATCACTAGCTGCCTTAATTAATCAATCAGGATTAGCGGCATATATTGGTAATCTATTAGCAGGTGCGGATAATTTCTCGATTTTAGTGGCTGTTTTATTGGTGACTATTACTATCATTTTCTTAACCGAAGTTACCAGCAATACCGCTACAGCGGCGAGTTTCTTACCATTATTAGGCCCTATCGCTGTAACGTTAACCGATGATCCTTTGACGTTAGTCATCCCTGCGGCATTAGCGGCAAGTTGCGCATTTATGATGCCAGTGGCAACACCACCGAATGCGATTATTTTTGGCTCCGGCCAGTTACGAATTGTTGATATGGCCAAAGCTGGTTTTTGGCTTAACATTGCCGCGGTTGTGTTGATTGTAGCCATGATGATGACCTTCATCCCCAGTGTGTTAGCAAGCGAGTAA
- the fabA gene encoding bifunctional 3-hydroxydecanoyl-ACP dehydratase/trans-2-decenoyl-ACP isomerase: protein MEKANSFTKEQLIACGQGELLGANSPKLPIDNMLMVDRIVRINEDGGAFGKGEIIAELDINPTLWFFDCHFKGDPVMPGCLGLDAMWQLVGFYLGWEGAQGKGRALGVGEVKFTGQVLPDAKKVTYKLNIKRKIHRKLVMGIADATMEVDGREIYSATDLKVGIFSDTSTF, encoded by the coding sequence ATGGAAAAAGCGAACAGTTTCACCAAAGAACAACTTATTGCCTGCGGCCAAGGCGAGCTTTTAGGCGCTAATTCACCTAAATTACCTATCGATAACATGTTAATGGTCGATCGCATTGTCCGCATCAATGAAGACGGCGGGGCTTTTGGTAAGGGTGAAATTATCGCTGAACTCGATATTAACCCTACGCTGTGGTTCTTCGATTGTCACTTTAAAGGCGATCCAGTAATGCCTGGCTGCTTAGGCTTAGATGCCATGTGGCAACTTGTCGGTTTCTATCTTGGCTGGGAAGGCGCACAAGGCAAAGGACGTGCACTAGGTGTGGGTGAAGTTAAATTTACTGGTCAAGTATTGCCTGATGCTAAAAAAGTGACTTACAAGCTTAATATCAAACGCAAAATTCACCGTAAGCTCGTCATGGGCATTGCCGATGCCACCATGGAAGTCGATGGCCGTGAAATATACAGTGCAACGGATCTTAAAGTCGGTATTTTCAGTGACACCTCTACGTTTTAA
- the trpB gene encoding tryptophan synthase subunit beta yields MTELKLDPYFGEYGGMYVPQILVPALKQLESAFVDAQQDPAFQAEFTDLLKNYAGRPTALTLTRNLSPNPLVKIYLKREDLLHGGAHKTNQVLGQALLAKRMGKKEIIAETGAGQHGVATALACALLGLKCKVYMGAKDVERQSPNVFRMKLMGAEVIPVTSGSATLKDACNEAMRDWSASYDKAHYLLGTAAGPHPFPTIVREFQRMIGEETKQQILEKEGRLPDAVIACVGGGSNAIGMFADFIDEPSVELIGVEPAGKGIDTPMHGAPLKHGKTGIFFGMKAPLMQDRDGQIEESYSVSAGLDFPSVGPQHAHLNAIGRARYESATDDEALAMFQQLARCEGIIPALESAHALAYAVKLAKTATKETILVVNLSGRGDKDIFTVSDILAAKEQESGND; encoded by the coding sequence ATGACAGAGCTTAAGCTTGACCCTTATTTTGGTGAATATGGCGGCATGTACGTACCGCAAATTCTGGTGCCCGCCCTTAAACAATTGGAAAGCGCTTTTGTGGACGCCCAGCAAGACCCAGCATTTCAGGCAGAATTTACCGATTTACTGAAAAACTACGCAGGTCGCCCAACGGCGCTAACTTTAACCCGTAACTTAAGCCCTAATCCGCTAGTGAAAATTTACCTAAAGCGTGAAGACTTACTCCACGGCGGCGCCCATAAGACTAACCAAGTGTTAGGTCAGGCATTGCTCGCTAAGCGTATGGGTAAGAAAGAGATTATTGCAGAAACTGGCGCGGGGCAGCACGGCGTTGCCACCGCCCTTGCCTGCGCGCTGTTGGGGCTTAAATGTAAAGTGTACATGGGCGCAAAAGATGTTGAGCGTCAATCCCCCAACGTGTTTCGCATGAAGCTGATGGGCGCTGAAGTTATTCCTGTGACCTCAGGCTCTGCCACCTTAAAAGATGCCTGTAATGAGGCCATGCGCGACTGGTCAGCAAGTTATGATAAGGCCCATTATTTATTAGGCACGGCCGCAGGTCCGCACCCTTTCCCTACCATAGTACGTGAATTTCAGCGCATGATAGGTGAAGAAACCAAGCAGCAAATATTAGAAAAAGAAGGCCGTTTGCCCGATGCGGTCATCGCCTGTGTGGGCGGCGGCTCAAACGCCATCGGCATGTTCGCGGATTTCATTGATGAGCCGAGTGTTGAGCTTATCGGCGTGGAACCCGCTGGTAAAGGTATAGACACCCCAATGCACGGCGCGCCGTTAAAGCATGGTAAAACCGGGATATTCTTCGGCATGAAGGCCCCCTTAATGCAAGACAGAGACGGCCAGATTGAAGAGTCATACTCTGTCTCAGCAGGTCTTGATTTCCCGTCAGTGGGGCCACAACATGCGCACCTTAACGCCATCGGCCGCGCCCGCTATGAGTCAGCCACAGACGATGAAGCCTTAGCCATGTTCCAGCAGCTTGCCCGCTGTGAAGGCATCATCCCAGCGTTGGAGTCGGCCCACGCGTTAGCGTATGCGGTAAAACTTGCCAAAACTGCCACCAAGGAAACCATTCTCGTGGTTAATTTATCGGGGCGCGGTGACAAGGACATCTTCACTGTGTCTGACATTTTAGCGGCCAAAGAACAGGAGAGCGGCAATGACTAA